In Gordonia phthalatica, one genomic interval encodes:
- the nagB gene encoding glucosamine-6-phosphate deaminase, with translation MEVVIVDHPEQVMADIIANAVKGGATTIGLATGSSPLATYTELIRRHNEEGLSFKGVNAVLLDEYVGLPTTHPESYARFIRDNFTDHIDIGDVHSPDGMAPDSKAAAQAYDALIGQVGPVDVQILGIGSNGHIGFNEPSSSLTSRTRIKTLTEKTRRDNARFFDDDLDQVPMHVITQGLGTISDARHLALVATGEGKADAVAAAVEGPLSASCPASILQWHPTATIVVDPAAAGKLKDAEYYKYVYANKP, from the coding sequence ATGGAGGTCGTGATCGTTGATCACCCCGAACAGGTGATGGCGGACATCATCGCGAACGCGGTGAAGGGCGGTGCCACGACCATCGGACTGGCGACCGGCTCGTCGCCGCTCGCCACCTACACCGAGCTGATCAGACGGCACAACGAGGAGGGCCTCTCGTTCAAGGGCGTCAACGCGGTGCTCCTCGACGAGTACGTGGGCCTGCCGACGACGCACCCGGAGTCGTATGCGCGCTTCATCCGCGACAACTTCACCGACCACATCGACATCGGCGACGTCCACTCACCCGACGGCATGGCCCCCGACAGCAAGGCCGCCGCACAGGCCTACGACGCGCTCATCGGGCAGGTCGGCCCCGTCGACGTGCAGATCCTCGGCATCGGCAGCAACGGCCACATCGGCTTCAACGAGCCGTCGTCGTCGCTGACCTCCCGCACCCGCATCAAGACGCTCACCGAGAAGACGCGCCGCGACAACGCCCGTTTCTTCGACGACGACCTCGATCAGGTCCCCATGCACGTCATCACCCAGGGCCTCGGAACCATCAGCGACGCACGGCATCTCGCGCTCGTCGCGACCGGCGAGGGCAAGGCCGACGCGGTCGCCGCCGCCGTGGAGGGGCCGCTCTCCGCGTCGTGCCCCGCCTCGATCCTGCAGTGGCATCCGACCGCGACGATCGTCGTCGACCCCGCTGCCGCCGGCAAACTCAAGGACGCCGAGTACTACAAGTACGTCTACGCGAACAAGCCGTAG
- a CDS encoding citrate/2-methylcitrate synthase, which translates to MTEANGLITVPRGLKNVIVTDTKIGDVRGNEGFYHYRQYDATQLARTQTFEDVWHLMYQGALPDAAQSEAFARRVGELRVLDGATVDLLRKFVTPEVEPLAALRLALASSGILEKPLFDLSEEEQTEAALKYTALAPTVVAAAYRLARGLDVVDADPSLGHTADYLRMSTGNTDQTAVEALQTYLITTIDHGFNASTFAGRVVASSGSDMTSSILGALGAFLGPLHGGAPGRALASLDEIGDPSNTREWVRTKIANGDVIMGFGHAVYRTHDPRAELLKEVVTARYDSELVQHARAVETEIETAINELKPGRKLYANVEYYAGVLMSEVGLPPEMFTPTFGVARIVGWTANILEQAAERKIIRPVARYVGPEPQKA; encoded by the coding sequence ATGACTGAAGCAAACGGGTTGATCACCGTTCCTCGGGGTCTCAAGAACGTGATCGTCACCGATACGAAGATCGGCGACGTCCGCGGCAATGAGGGTTTCTACCATTACCGCCAGTACGACGCGACGCAGCTGGCGCGGACCCAGACGTTCGAGGACGTCTGGCACCTGATGTATCAGGGTGCACTGCCGGACGCCGCTCAGTCGGAGGCCTTCGCCCGTCGCGTCGGCGAGCTCCGGGTCCTCGACGGCGCGACCGTCGACCTGCTCCGCAAATTCGTGACACCGGAGGTGGAGCCGCTCGCAGCACTGCGATTGGCCCTGGCTTCGTCCGGAATCCTGGAGAAGCCGCTGTTCGACCTCTCCGAGGAGGAGCAGACCGAGGCGGCTCTGAAGTACACCGCGCTGGCGCCGACGGTCGTCGCGGCCGCGTATCGCCTGGCGCGGGGGCTCGACGTGGTCGACGCCGACCCGTCGCTCGGCCACACCGCGGACTACCTGCGGATGTCGACCGGCAACACCGATCAGACCGCCGTCGAGGCACTGCAGACCTACCTGATCACCACGATCGATCACGGTTTCAACGCGTCGACCTTCGCCGGCCGCGTGGTGGCGTCGTCCGGCTCGGACATGACGTCGTCGATCCTCGGCGCGCTCGGCGCGTTCCTGGGACCGCTGCACGGCGGAGCACCGGGTCGCGCACTGGCCTCGCTCGACGAGATCGGTGACCCGTCCAACACCCGCGAGTGGGTGCGCACCAAGATCGCGAACGGCGACGTCATCATGGGCTTCGGTCACGCCGTCTATCGCACGCACGATCCGCGCGCCGAACTGCTGAAGGAGGTCGTCACCGCTCGGTACGACTCCGAGCTGGTGCAGCACGCGCGGGCGGTGGAGACCGAGATCGAGACCGCGATCAACGAGTTGAAGCCGGGCCGCAAGCTGTACGCGAACGTCGAGTACTACGCGGGCGTCCTGATGAGCGAGGTGGGTCTGCCGCCGGAGATGTTCACGCCGACCTTCGGCGTGGCGCGCATCGTCGGCTGGACCGCCAACATCCTGGAGCAGGCCGCGGAACGGAAGATCATCCGCCCGGTGGCACGCTACGTGGGCCCGGAGCCCCAAAAGGCGTGA
- a CDS encoding alanine racemase — protein sequence MPDTPYLFVDVDRLERNVQSMASWAADHDVVLRPHAKTHKCAEIAQRQLEAGAVGLTVATIGEAETFAEAGVVDLFIAYPLWLSGSRAHRLRTLAGRVRVSVGIDSADGARRLAAGLTDTDVRVLVEVDSGMHRSGVSPDGVVEVATAARDAGLDVVGVFTFPGHGYGPGAARDDAAKQEAAALSAAAESLRNSGFDVTVVSGGSTPTVRLADAGVVTELRPGVYAFDDAQQLELGSATVDDIALTAVSTVVSRSGDRIVLDAGSKILGADRPAWATGYGRLLDHLDARIVSLSEHHAVVDFPAGSTVPCLGDEVRVIPNHVCSAVNLVDVLYAGATPGDDVEPWPVIGRGANA from the coding sequence ATGCCCGACACCCCGTACCTGTTCGTCGACGTCGACCGCCTGGAGCGGAATGTGCAGTCCATGGCGTCCTGGGCCGCCGACCACGACGTGGTCCTGCGTCCGCACGCCAAGACCCACAAGTGCGCGGAGATCGCGCAGCGGCAACTGGAGGCGGGTGCCGTCGGGCTGACGGTCGCGACGATCGGAGAGGCGGAGACCTTCGCCGAAGCGGGCGTCGTGGACCTGTTCATAGCCTATCCCCTGTGGCTGTCCGGGAGCAGGGCCCATCGACTGCGCACCCTCGCCGGCCGCGTGCGCGTGTCGGTCGGCATCGACTCGGCCGACGGCGCACGGCGGCTCGCCGCGGGCCTGACCGACACGGACGTCCGCGTCCTGGTGGAGGTGGACTCCGGCATGCATCGCAGTGGTGTGTCCCCCGATGGCGTGGTGGAGGTGGCGACGGCCGCCCGCGACGCGGGGCTCGACGTGGTCGGCGTCTTCACCTTCCCCGGCCACGGGTACGGTCCCGGTGCAGCACGCGACGACGCCGCGAAGCAGGAGGCGGCCGCCCTCTCGGCCGCGGCAGAATCGTTGCGCAACAGCGGTTTCGACGTGACCGTCGTCAGCGGCGGTTCCACCCCGACGGTCCGTCTCGCCGACGCAGGCGTCGTCACCGAACTGCGGCCCGGCGTCTACGCGTTCGACGACGCCCAGCAGTTGGAGTTGGGCAGCGCGACCGTCGACGACATCGCGCTGACCGCGGTCTCGACCGTCGTCAGCCGGTCCGGCGACCGCATCGTGCTCGACGCGGGCAGCAAGATCCTCGGCGCGGACCGCCCGGCGTGGGCCACCGGATACGGGCGGCTCCTCGATCACCTCGACGCCCGGATCGTCTCGCTGTCGGAGCATCACGCGGTGGTCGACTTCCCCGCCGGCAGCACAGTTCCGTGCCTCGGCGACGAGGTCCGGGTGATCCCCAATCACGTGTGCAGTGCGGTGAACCTCGTCGACGTGCTGTACGCGGGAGCGACGCCCGGCGACGACGTCGAACCGTGGCCGGTGATCGGTCGCGGCGCGAACGCCTGA
- a CDS encoding MFS transporter, whose translation MNWSAAALLVIGLTCAVSAIMTVAASAPAATLLALAAGGALTALRAVERRSPHPLLPIPPGARRPLAAACLVAGVMNLCALGSLFLLTLVLQDVQGRDPLAAGLLVLPAMLPLPLLGAPAGRLATRIGVWRISVLGLIVAAVGLVGMAMTIDGAGPFTLAIALVVWGIGLGVLTPAIVAAALRAVPDLPGLAAGASNTSRQTGGALGIALFAALAGPSGAASFPSNAANLFVGSAVAFVVAAVACLTMVRVHS comes from the coding sequence GTGAACTGGTCTGCGGCGGCCCTGCTCGTCATCGGTCTGACCTGTGCGGTCTCCGCGATCATGACGGTCGCTGCGAGCGCTCCGGCGGCGACGCTGCTCGCTCTCGCCGCCGGTGGTGCACTGACTGCGCTCCGAGCGGTCGAACGCCGCTCACCGCACCCGCTGCTGCCGATTCCACCGGGTGCCCGCAGACCGCTCGCAGCAGCGTGCCTGGTCGCCGGCGTGATGAATCTCTGCGCCCTCGGCAGTCTGTTCCTGCTGACGCTGGTCCTTCAGGACGTTCAGGGCCGCGATCCACTGGCTGCGGGACTGCTCGTCCTCCCCGCCATGCTTCCGCTGCCGCTGCTCGGCGCTCCCGCTGGGCGTCTGGCCACCCGCATCGGGGTGTGGCGGATCAGTGTCCTCGGCCTGATCGTGGCCGCGGTCGGTCTGGTCGGGATGGCGATGACGATCGACGGCGCCGGCCCGTTCACGCTCGCGATCGCCTTGGTGGTGTGGGGCATCGGTCTCGGTGTCCTCACGCCCGCCATCGTCGCCGCTGCTCTGCGCGCGGTCCCCGACCTTCCGGGTCTCGCGGCCGGAGCGAGCAATACGAGCCGCCAGACGGGTGGGGCCCTCGGCATCGCGCTCTTCGCCGCGCTGGCCGGACCGTCCGGAGCGGCGTCGTTCCCATCGAACGCCGCGAATCTGTTCGTGGGCTCGGCCGTCGCGTTCGTCGTCGCAGCCGTCGCGTGTCTCACGATGGTGCGAGTTCACTCGTAA
- a CDS encoding error-prone DNA polymerase: MGWHNGPPTWSEMERVLSGRAPARGDRPGETFPPTFNGAGYGGAPGDGGDSPAWSRKRGAYEAADIEFGASTVPYAELHAHSAYSFLDGASMPEAMVEEAQRLGLRGLALTDHDGFYGVVRFAEAAKEFGMPTIFGAELSLQRDAARAGAVDPPGEHLLVLARRDEGYRRLSRVIADAHMSGGEKGLLRYDADAIAEHASAGHWLVLTGCRKGAVRRALDRGGRRAADAALGEMIERFGAENVAVELSPGSGSDDDERNALLAALAASHRVPTVATTGAHFAAPENGRLATAMAAIRARTDMATIDGWLPGVGGAHLRTGDEMLRLMPAHRDAIDNAVAFAQECAFSLGLIAPNLPPYDVPDGHTEATWLRELTERGARGRYGTREQRPDAYRQIDHELAIIETLTFPGYFLVVHDIVTFCKTNDILCQGRGSAANSAVCYALGITNVDPVANHLLFERFLSPERDGPPDIDVDIESDRREEAIQHVYAKHGRSRSAQVANVITYRGRSAIRDTARALGYAPGQQDAWSKVPDSAPDDVRALAAEISSLPRHLGIHSGGMVICDRPIADVCPTEWARMPGRSVLQWDKDDCAAVGLVKFDLLGLGMLSALHYMIDLVAEHEDVHVDLAKLDLTEEGVYEMLCRADSVGVFQVESRAQMATLPRLKPRNFYDLVVEVALIRPGPIQGGSVHPYIRRRNGLESPACEHPAMEAALGRTLGIPLFQEQLMHLARDVAGFNGGEADQLRRAMGSKRSPEKMERLKKRFYDGMRETHDITGPLADRIYEKMAAFANFGFPESHSQSFASLVFYSAWFKLHHPAAFCAGLLRAQPMGFYSPQSLVADARRHGVQVRRPDVNSSLAHAGLERGDDGPEVRIGLGAVRGLSSESAEKIVQARESGGPFTSVADLSRRVEATTAQLEALATAGAFESLGLDRRSALWETGIAAGLREEHLKITSPRAAPMLPGMSEVELTTVDALSTGISPRAYPTEYLRPRLDAMGVVPADRLLSVADGTRVLVGGAVTHRQRPATASGVTFVNLEDETGMVNVVCSVGLWARYRKLAQTAPALLIRGKVQNAEGAVTVVADRLQKLDLKVGTRSRDWC, encoded by the coding sequence ATGGGTTGGCACAACGGGCCTCCGACCTGGTCGGAGATGGAACGCGTCCTGTCCGGTCGCGCGCCCGCTCGCGGCGACCGCCCGGGGGAGACCTTCCCGCCGACGTTCAACGGCGCCGGCTACGGCGGTGCGCCGGGCGACGGGGGCGACTCGCCGGCGTGGTCCCGCAAGCGGGGCGCCTATGAGGCCGCCGACATCGAGTTCGGTGCGTCGACCGTTCCGTATGCGGAGCTGCATGCGCACAGCGCGTACAGCTTCCTCGACGGGGCGTCGATGCCCGAGGCGATGGTCGAGGAGGCGCAACGGCTGGGGCTGCGCGGGCTGGCGCTGACCGACCACGACGGCTTCTACGGCGTCGTACGGTTCGCCGAGGCCGCGAAGGAGTTCGGCATGCCGACGATCTTCGGCGCGGAACTGTCGCTGCAGCGCGACGCCGCGCGCGCCGGGGCGGTGGATCCGCCGGGGGAGCATCTGCTGGTCCTCGCGCGCCGCGACGAGGGCTACCGCAGGCTCTCGCGGGTCATCGCCGACGCCCACATGAGCGGTGGCGAGAAGGGGCTGCTGCGGTACGACGCCGATGCCATCGCCGAGCACGCCTCGGCCGGTCACTGGCTGGTGCTCACCGGCTGCCGGAAGGGCGCGGTGCGTCGCGCCCTCGATCGTGGAGGTCGGCGGGCCGCCGACGCCGCGCTCGGGGAGATGATCGAACGTTTCGGCGCGGAGAACGTCGCTGTCGAACTGAGCCCCGGATCGGGGTCGGACGACGACGAGCGCAACGCACTCCTGGCGGCGCTTGCGGCATCGCATCGGGTGCCGACGGTCGCGACCACCGGGGCGCACTTCGCGGCACCCGAGAACGGGCGGCTCGCGACGGCGATGGCCGCCATCCGAGCCCGAACCGACATGGCGACCATCGACGGCTGGCTGCCCGGCGTCGGCGGCGCGCACCTGCGGACCGGCGACGAGATGCTGCGGCTGATGCCCGCGCACCGCGACGCCATCGACAACGCGGTCGCATTCGCGCAGGAGTGCGCGTTCTCGCTGGGGCTGATCGCGCCGAACCTGCCGCCCTACGACGTCCCCGACGGTCACACCGAGGCCACCTGGCTGCGGGAGCTGACCGAACGCGGGGCCCGCGGCCGCTACGGCACGCGCGAACAGCGACCGGACGCGTACCGGCAGATCGACCACGAGCTCGCGATCATCGAGACGCTGACCTTTCCCGGCTACTTTCTCGTCGTCCACGACATCGTCACCTTCTGCAAAACCAACGACATCCTGTGCCAGGGGCGGGGCAGTGCCGCCAACTCCGCGGTCTGTTACGCCCTCGGGATCACCAACGTCGACCCCGTCGCCAACCACCTGCTGTTCGAACGGTTCCTCTCACCCGAACGCGACGGGCCGCCCGACATCGATGTCGACATCGAGTCCGACCGCCGGGAAGAGGCCATCCAGCACGTCTACGCCAAGCACGGGCGCAGCCGCAGCGCGCAGGTAGCCAACGTGATCACCTACCGCGGGCGCTCGGCGATCCGCGACACCGCCCGCGCTCTGGGCTATGCCCCCGGGCAGCAGGACGCGTGGAGCAAGGTCCCCGACTCCGCGCCCGACGACGTCCGCGCGCTGGCCGCCGAGATCTCCTCCCTCCCGCGGCATCTCGGCATCCACTCGGGCGGCATGGTGATCTGCGACCGACCGATCGCCGATGTCTGCCCCACCGAGTGGGCACGCATGCCGGGCCGCAGCGTCCTGCAGTGGGACAAGGACGACTGCGCCGCCGTCGGCCTGGTGAAGTTCGACCTCCTGGGTCTCGGCATGCTGTCGGCGCTGCACTACATGATCGACCTGGTCGCCGAGCACGAGGACGTCCACGTCGATCTCGCCAAGCTCGACCTCACCGAGGAGGGCGTCTACGAGATGCTCTGCCGCGCCGACTCGGTCGGCGTCTTCCAGGTGGAGTCGCGGGCGCAGATGGCGACCCTCCCGCGATTGAAGCCGCGCAACTTCTACGACCTCGTCGTCGAGGTCGCACTGATCCGTCCCGGACCCATCCAGGGCGGCTCGGTGCACCCCTACATCCGCCGCCGCAACGGTCTGGAGTCGCCGGCCTGCGAGCATCCCGCGATGGAGGCCGCCCTCGGCCGCACCCTCGGCATCCCGCTGTTCCAGGAACAGCTGATGCACTTGGCGCGCGACGTCGCGGGCTTCAACGGCGGCGAGGCCGACCAGTTGCGGCGCGCCATGGGATCCAAACGGTCGCCGGAGAAGATGGAACGGCTCAAGAAACGGTTCTACGACGGCATGCGCGAGACCCACGACATCACCGGCCCGCTCGCCGACCGCATCTACGAGAAGATGGCGGCGTTCGCCAACTTCGGCTTCCCGGAGAGTCATTCGCAGAGCTTCGCGTCGCTCGTCTTCTATTCGGCGTGGTTCAAACTGCATCATCCCGCGGCCTTCTGCGCGGGCCTTCTGCGCGCTCAGCCGATGGGCTTCTACTCGCCGCAGTCACTGGTCGCCGACGCCCGCCGCCACGGCGTGCAGGTCCGTCGACCGGACGTGAACTCCTCTCTCGCCCACGCGGGTCTGGAGCGGGGCGACGACGGCCCCGAGGTGCGGATCGGGCTCGGCGCGGTCCGCGGACTGTCGTCGGAGAGCGCGGAGAAGATCGTGCAGGCACGGGAGTCCGGCGGACCGTTCACCTCCGTCGCAGACCTGTCGCGCCGCGTCGAAGCGACCACCGCCCAGCTCGAGGCGCTGGCCACCGCGGGCGCTTTCGAGAGTCTGGGACTGGACCGTCGGTCCGCGCTGTGGGAGACGGGGATCGCCGCCGGACTGCGCGAGGAGCACCTGAAGATCACCTCGCCGCGCGCCGCTCCCATGCTGCCCGGGATGTCGGAGGTGGAGCTCACGACCGTCGACGCGCTGTCGACCGGCATCTCGCCGCGCGCGTACCCGACCGAGTACCTGCGTCCCCGCCTCGACGCGATGGGCGTCGTCCCCGCCGACCGACTGCTGTCGGTGGCCGACGGCACCCGCGTGCTGGTCGGGGGAGCGGTGACCCACCGGCAGCGTCCCGCGACGGCGTCGGGTGTCACCTTCGTCAACCTCGAAGACGAGACCGGCATGGTGAACGTCGTCTGCTCGGTGGGGCTGTGGGCGCGCTACCGAAAGCTCGCGCAGACCGCGCCTGCCTTGCTGATCCGCGGCAAGGTGCAGAACGCGGAGGGAGCCGTGACCGTCGTCGCCGACCGACTGCAGAAGCTCGACCTCAAGGTCGGCACCCGGTCGCGGGACTGGTGCTGA
- a CDS encoding SDR family oxidoreductase, with the protein MTCYFVTGGSGFIGRRVVERLLARDDSARVLVLVRPGTLPRFDTAMEKITGGDRVITVVGDVTQDGLGLRGDDLGPIDHVIHLAALHDVTGDEKQQHEVNVNGTRRVAEFAVSRGAMLHHVSSLAVAGNHDGDFTENDFDLGQGFPTGCHRSKFDGERVVRETPGLSWRVYRPAAVVGDSVTGETPKADGPYYFFSHLTQLRQLPSFLPVPMPDFGRINLVPVDFAADALVALVESQPGRSSLVFHLADPQAWTSTDLFNAISPAFDGPRGFTAVPSSVLRPALVLSGRGPFRSGRDLVAEQAGIPPAALDAAAVPVVVRSEYTIATLDALGIRLPNLVDYAPRLWRYWFDHLDPARHRRDDPRGPLVGKNILITGASAGIGRATARMCVRRGANVFLVARDADRLVGTAAELDAEVPKPGLPLGRAYAYPADISDEAAVQTLVKSVLCEHDHVDVLINNAGRSIRRATANAIDRSHDYHRTMAVNYFGAVYLTLALLPHMTERQSGHIVNVSSIEVQSRAPRFGAYAASKAALEAFSDATSAETLSDHVTFSNVRIPLTRTRMIVPTNAYDAVRGIWSVDKAANRVLRAMIDRPKRVNTLIGDLIDFGHHAAPRLTNRLLHQDFLMHEESDAALGRVG; encoded by the coding sequence GTGACGTGTTACTTCGTGACCGGCGGCAGTGGTTTCATCGGCCGCCGCGTTGTCGAACGCCTTCTGGCCCGCGACGATTCGGCGCGGGTCCTCGTCCTGGTGCGTCCAGGAACCCTGCCTCGGTTCGACACTGCGATGGAGAAGATCACCGGGGGCGACCGGGTGATCACCGTCGTCGGCGACGTGACCCAGGACGGCCTCGGGCTGCGCGGTGACGACCTCGGCCCCATCGACCACGTGATTCATCTGGCCGCCCTCCACGATGTGACGGGCGACGAGAAGCAGCAGCACGAGGTCAATGTGAACGGCACGCGCCGCGTCGCGGAGTTCGCGGTCTCCCGCGGCGCGATGCTGCATCACGTGTCATCGCTCGCCGTCGCGGGCAACCATGACGGGGACTTCACCGAGAACGACTTCGACCTGGGCCAGGGCTTCCCCACCGGATGCCATCGCTCCAAGTTCGACGGCGAGCGAGTGGTCCGCGAGACCCCCGGTCTCTCCTGGCGCGTCTATCGGCCGGCGGCGGTGGTCGGAGACTCTGTGACCGGCGAGACACCGAAGGCCGACGGCCCCTACTACTTCTTCAGCCATCTCACTCAGTTGCGGCAGTTGCCGTCGTTCCTCCCCGTGCCGATGCCCGATTTCGGTCGGATCAACCTGGTCCCCGTCGATTTCGCCGCGGACGCCCTGGTCGCGCTCGTCGAGTCGCAGCCGGGTCGGAGCAGCCTTGTCTTCCATCTGGCCGACCCTCAGGCGTGGACCAGCACCGACCTGTTCAACGCGATCTCCCCGGCCTTCGACGGTCCGCGCGGTTTCACCGCCGTCCCGTCCTCCGTGCTACGACCGGCACTGGTTCTGAGCGGTCGCGGGCCGTTCCGCTCGGGCCGCGACCTGGTGGCCGAGCAGGCGGGCATCCCGCCCGCCGCACTCGACGCCGCGGCCGTGCCCGTCGTGGTGCGCAGCGAGTACACGATCGCGACGCTCGACGCACTGGGCATCCGGTTGCCGAACCTCGTCGACTACGCCCCACGGCTGTGGCGCTACTGGTTCGACCACCTGGATCCCGCTCGCCATCGTCGCGACGATCCGCGCGGCCCCCTGGTCGGCAAGAACATTCTCATCACCGGCGCCTCGGCCGGCATCGGCCGCGCGACCGCCCGCATGTGCGTACGACGCGGAGCGAACGTCTTCCTCGTCGCGCGCGATGCGGACCGACTCGTCGGCACGGCCGCCGAACTCGACGCGGAGGTGCCGAAACCCGGGCTGCCGCTGGGTCGCGCCTACGCCTATCCGGCGGACATCAGCGACGAGGCCGCCGTCCAGACCCTCGTGAAGTCGGTGTTGTGCGAGCACGATCACGTCGACGTCCTCATCAACAACGCGGGCCGCTCCATCCGACGCGCCACCGCCAACGCGATCGATCGCTCGCACGACTACCACCGCACGATGGCCGTGAACTACTTCGGCGCCGTCTACCTGACCCTGGCCCTGCTGCCCCACATGACGGAGCGGCAGTCCGGGCACATCGTCAACGTCTCGTCGATCGAGGTGCAGAGCCGCGCACCGCGGTTCGGCGCGTACGCCGCGTCGAAGGCCGCGCTGGAGGCCTTCAGTGACGCGACGAGCGCCGAGACACTCTCGGATCATGTGACGTTCAGCAATGTGCGCATCCCCTTGACACGCACTCGGATGATCGTGCCGACCAACGCCTACGACGCCGTCCGCGGCATCTGGAGTGTCGACAAAGCCGCCAACCGCGTCCTGCGGGCGATGATCGACCGACCCAAGCGCGTCAACACCCTGATCGGCGACCTCATCGACTTCGGGCACCACGCCGCGCCGCGGCTCACCAACCGACTGCTCCATCAGGACTTCCTGATGCACGAGGAGTCGGACGCCGCCCTCGGCCGAGTGGGCTGA
- a CDS encoding ArsR/SmtB family transcription factor: MTGQNASTEAEAQSGEPDIASVASAFADPRRARVLMALADGRALPAGRLAEEAGVSASTVSNHLAVLLGRGLVTVQQQGRHRYYRLAGDEVEGVLEALAALAPRTPITSLRQHTRAHAVRTARTCYRHLAGQAGVDFFQRILVAEWVVGGDGRHHPETGDDELSSAGKGRQYRLTAVGAEALRRWGVAPAVLSTERPLRYCVDWTEQAHHLAGPLGTAITDRLFELGWIVRGTVPRSVTVTPSGVRGIAALVEGGGPVDE, translated from the coding sequence ATGACCGGACAGAATGCTTCGACCGAGGCGGAAGCGCAGTCGGGGGAGCCAGACATCGCCTCGGTCGCCTCTGCCTTCGCCGACCCCCGCCGCGCACGCGTGTTGATGGCACTCGCGGACGGCCGTGCGCTGCCCGCGGGCCGGTTGGCCGAAGAAGCGGGGGTTTCGGCGTCCACCGTCAGCAATCACCTCGCGGTCCTGCTCGGCCGCGGATTGGTGACCGTCCAGCAGCAGGGGCGCCATCGCTACTATCGGCTCGCCGGTGACGAGGTGGAAGGTGTCCTCGAGGCTCTAGCCGCCCTCGCGCCACGCACCCCCATCACCTCCCTGCGTCAGCACACCCGAGCCCACGCGGTGCGGACGGCGCGAACCTGCTACCGCCATCTCGCCGGCCAGGCCGGGGTGGACTTCTTTCAGCGGATCCTCGTGGCCGAGTGGGTGGTGGGAGGCGACGGTCGGCACCACCCGGAGACGGGCGACGACGAACTGTCGTCAGCGGGCAAGGGCAGGCAGTACCGCCTCACCGCGGTCGGCGCGGAAGCACTCCGACGATGGGGAGTCGCACCGGCCGTGCTGTCCACCGAGAGACCGTTGCGCTACTGCGTCGACTGGACCGAGCAGGCGCACCACCTCGCCGGACCGCTGGGGACGGCGATCACCGATCGCCTCTTCGAGCTCGGCTGGATCGTCCGCGGCACTGTCCCGCGCAGCGTCACGGTGACACCGTCCGGGGTCCGCGGGATCGCAGCCCTGGTGGAGGGCGGCGGCCCGGTGGACGAGTAG